The DNA segment GATAGCACCTAACCCTGCCGCACTCTTTACAGTTCCAGAAAATAGTGTTCCGGATTCTGTAATTCCTAAATGTAATGGATAGTCAAATGCCCGTGCAGCTTTTTCATAAGCTTCAATCGCCAGATTAACATCTGATGCTTTCATGGAAACAATAATGTCATGGAAATCTAAATCCTCGAGAATTTTGATATGGTGAAGAGCACTCTCGACCATTCCATCTGCAGTAGGGTATCCGTATTTTTCAAGGATCTTCTTTTCAAGAGAACCTGCGTTTACCCCAATGCGAATAGGAATACCGCGTTCTTTTGCTGCTTTAACCACAGCTTCCACTTTTTCACGCTTACCGATGTTTCCAGGATTAATTCTGATTTTGTCTGCTCCGCCTTCAATAGCTTTAAGAGCTAATTTATAATCAAAATGAATATCTACCACAAGGGGAATATTAATTCGTTTTTTGATTTCTGAAATAGCATTTGCTGCTCGTTCGTCTGGACATGCCACACGAACAATTTGACAACCTGCTTCCTCAAGACGTTTAATCTCAGCAACTGTTGCTTCAACATCATGAGTCTTAGTTGTAGTCATACTTTGAATAATTAATTCATTATTCCCGCCAATTGTTAAATTACCAACTTTAACCGGCCGGGTTTTTGTGCGATGTATAATTTCACTCACGTGGAATTCGCTCCTTTAAATTGGAATTCGAATATGGGTTCTAAAATCAATTCGACTTTATTTTATCAGTCTACCACTATTTTTGACAAGAAGAAGCGATTATCCTCATTTTTTTGAGTAATCAGGAAAAACGTAGGTTGAGCCAATCTGAATTTTCTCAGGAGACTTTCCTGGATTGAGCTTCTTAAAATCTTCAATAAGCTCGGTTATAGAAACAGGAAGAGATTTATCTAACTCGTTTTCAACGATTGAAATAACAGTATCGCCAGGTTTTACTTTTGCTTCAAATGCAGGGATATCTGTATTAGGTTTATTATTGTTTACTTTAGTGGTGTTCTCCACCTGTGCATCGACATGTTGAGGAGCTGAAGTGGGTAGTGTGCCAACAGTTAAATCAAAATAAATAACATATATGA comes from the Neobacillus sp. PS2-9 genome and includes:
- the ispG gene encoding flavodoxin-dependent (E)-4-hydroxy-3-methylbut-2-enyl-diphosphate synthase; this translates as MIHRTKTRPVKVGNLTIGGNNELIIQSMTTTKTHDVEATVAEIKRLEEAGCQIVRVACPDERAANAISEIKKRINIPLVVDIHFDYKLALKAIEGGADKIRINPGNIGKREKVEAVVKAAKERGIPIRIGVNAGSLEKKILEKYGYPTADGMVESALHHIKILEDLDFHDIIVSMKASDVNLAIEAYEKAARAFDYPLHLGITESGTLFSGTVKSAAGLGAIISKGIGNTLRISLSADPVEEVKVARELLKVFGLSSNAATLISCPTCGRIEIDLISIANEVEEYIQNIKAPIKVSVLGCAVNGPGEAREADIGIAGARGEGLLFRKGEIVRKVPEAQMVEELKKEIDQVAEEYFRKKAEEEKVK
- a CDS encoding LysM domain-containing protein, translating into MKKLFGLLLSVLIIYVIYFDLTVGTLPTSAPQHVDAQVENTTKVNNNKPNTDIPAFEAKVKPGDTVISIVENELDKSLPVSITELIEDFKKLNPGKSPEKIQIGSTYVFPDYSKK